Proteins from a genomic interval of Sphingopyxis sp. QXT-31:
- a CDS encoding phytase produces MTKTVKLFAALGLATALAGCAAKEPVFFGLPPVPVTASGETDPVGTGRADAADDPAIWVDPANPNRALIIATDKKAGIHVYDLAGKDIAFIKGGLVNNVDVVGNIVAASDRNDGVNAHIALFRLDPDKPSLTPIGRAAAGTGEAYGFCLKKTAPGEPLVAALIIKDGTVRVGPLTIDGAAPTFTTDWEAKVPTQAEGCVFDGDTLYVGEEDAGIWKLRRDYAGLVAKVDNQRLVADVEGLATIDHKGQRYLLASSQGDNAYAVFKLPSMDYVGRFAVTAGAFGATSETDGIEAVAGNFGPVYPDGIFLAQDGDNAPKAQNFKLVRWDQIAAALGL; encoded by the coding sequence ATGACCAAGACCGTGAAACTTTTCGCCGCGCTCGGCCTCGCCACGGCGCTCGCCGGCTGCGCTGCCAAGGAGCCCGTCTTCTTCGGGCTGCCGCCGGTCCCGGTTACCGCGAGCGGCGAGACCGACCCGGTCGGCACCGGCCGCGCCGACGCCGCCGACGATCCGGCGATCTGGGTCGATCCCGCCAATCCGAACCGTGCGCTGATCATCGCGACCGACAAGAAGGCGGGCATCCACGTCTATGACCTCGCCGGCAAGGACATCGCCTTCATCAAGGGCGGGCTCGTCAACAATGTCGACGTCGTCGGCAATATTGTCGCGGCGAGCGACCGCAACGATGGCGTCAACGCGCATATCGCGCTCTTCCGCCTCGACCCCGACAAGCCGTCGCTGACCCCGATCGGCCGCGCCGCGGCGGGGACGGGCGAGGCCTATGGCTTCTGCCTCAAGAAGACCGCGCCGGGCGAGCCGCTGGTCGCGGCGCTGATCATCAAGGACGGCACGGTGCGCGTCGGCCCGCTGACGATCGACGGCGCCGCGCCGACCTTCACCACCGACTGGGAAGCCAAGGTGCCGACGCAGGCCGAAGGCTGCGTCTTCGACGGCGACACGCTGTACGTCGGCGAGGAAGACGCCGGCATCTGGAAACTGCGCCGCGACTATGCCGGACTGGTGGCCAAGGTCGACAACCAGCGCCTCGTCGCCGACGTCGAGGGCCTCGCGACGATCGACCACAAGGGCCAGCGCTACCTGCTCGCCTCGAGCCAGGGCGACAATGCCTATGCGGTCTTCAAGCTGCCCTCGATGGACTATGTCGGCCGCTTCGCGGTGACTGCTGGCGCCTTCGGCGCGACGAGCGAGACCGACGGGATCGAGGCGGTCGCGGGCAATTTCGGTCCGGTCTATCCGGACGGTATCTTCCTCGCGCAGGACGGCGACAACGCGCCCAAGGCGCAGAATTTCAAGCTGGTCCGCTGGGACCAGATCGCGGCGGCGCTGGGGCTGTAG
- a CDS encoding VOC family protein, with protein MTSPIKLGGVHHAAYRCKDAKETVDWYERMLGMTYITAFAEDHVPSTGEYDPYMHVFLDAGNGNILAFFELPNQPDMGRDENTPKWVQHLAFKVGSYDELVAAKAHLEGEGVDVLGPTHHGIFKSIYFFDPNGHRVELACDIGTDEQYAELKRVAPLMLEEWSQTKKAPRHADWLHTMANE; from the coding sequence ATGACCAGCCCGATCAAATTGGGCGGCGTCCACCACGCCGCTTATCGCTGCAAGGACGCGAAAGAGACGGTCGACTGGTACGAGCGCATGCTCGGCATGACCTACATCACCGCCTTTGCCGAGGATCATGTGCCATCGACCGGCGAATATGACCCCTATATGCATGTCTTCCTCGACGCGGGGAACGGCAACATCCTCGCCTTCTTCGAGCTGCCCAACCAGCCCGACATGGGCCGCGACGAGAATACGCCGAAATGGGTGCAGCATCTGGCGTTCAAGGTCGGCAGCTATGACGAGCTGGTCGCGGCGAAAGCGCATCTGGAAGGCGAGGGCGTCGATGTGCTCGGCCCGACGCATCACGGCATCTTCAAGTCGATCTACTTCTTCGATCCCAATGGTCATCGCGTCGAGCTGGCGTGCGACATCGGCACCGACGAGCAATATGCCGAGCTGAAACGCGTCGCGCCGCTGATGCTCGAGGAGTGGAGCCAGACGAAGAAGGCGCCGCGGCATGCGGACTGGCTGCACACGATGGCGAACGAATAG
- the purH gene encoding bifunctional phosphoribosylaminoimidazolecarboxamide formyltransferase/IMP cyclohydrolase yields the protein MTDLIPVRRALLSVSDKAGLTELAAALVNHGVELVSTGGTAKALREAGHTVLDVSDLTGFPEMMDGRVKTLHPTVHGGILAVRDDAAHVASMDEHGIGPIDLVVVNLYPFLQTVMSGADRDTIIENIDIGGPAMVRSSAKNHAFVGIVTEPEDYAALIEELDANGGATTLALRKRLAATAFAHTATYDSMIAQWFAFADQGKFFPDTLPLTAKLAAELRYGENPHQKAALYLPAGPAGRGIAQAEQVQGKELSYNNINDADAALELVAEFREAGPTCVIVKHANPCGVASGATIAEAYDAALKCDDVSAFGGIIAVNRPLDGATAELISTIFTEVVCAPDADGDARAVFAKKKNLRLLLTGELPDPARGGLMLKTIAGGWLAQSRDNGRISLGDLKVVTDREPTEEELTDALFAWTVAKHVKSNAIVYAKGGATAGIGAGQMNRRDSARIAAVKAREAAESHGWASPRTVGSAVASDAFFPFADGLLAAVEAGATCVIQPGGSIRDDEVIAAANEAGLAMVFTGMRHFRH from the coding sequence ATGACCGACCTGATTCCCGTCCGCCGTGCCCTTTTGTCCGTCAGCGACAAGGCGGGGCTGACCGAGCTTGCCGCTGCGCTCGTCAACCATGGCGTCGAGCTGGTCTCGACCGGTGGCACCGCGAAAGCATTGCGCGAAGCGGGTCACACCGTGCTCGACGTCTCCGACCTCACCGGCTTCCCCGAAATGATGGACGGCCGCGTCAAGACTTTGCACCCCACGGTCCACGGCGGCATTCTCGCGGTGCGCGACGACGCGGCGCATGTCGCCTCGATGGACGAGCATGGCATCGGTCCGATCGACCTCGTCGTCGTCAACCTCTACCCCTTCCTACAGACCGTGATGTCGGGCGCCGACCGCGACACGATCATCGAGAATATCGACATCGGCGGCCCGGCGATGGTGCGCTCCTCGGCGAAGAACCACGCCTTCGTCGGCATCGTCACCGAGCCCGAGGATTATGCCGCGCTGATCGAAGAGCTGGACGCCAATGGCGGCGCCACCACGCTGGCGCTGCGCAAACGCCTCGCCGCGACCGCCTTCGCGCACACCGCGACCTACGACAGCATGATCGCGCAATGGTTCGCCTTCGCCGACCAGGGCAAATTTTTCCCCGACACGCTGCCGCTCACCGCAAAGCTCGCGGCCGAGCTGCGCTATGGCGAGAACCCGCACCAGAAGGCCGCGCTCTACCTGCCCGCCGGCCCCGCCGGCCGCGGCATCGCGCAGGCCGAACAGGTGCAGGGCAAGGAACTCAGCTACAACAATATCAACGACGCCGACGCGGCGCTCGAACTCGTCGCCGAATTCCGCGAGGCGGGGCCGACCTGCGTCATCGTCAAGCACGCCAACCCCTGCGGCGTCGCGAGCGGCGCGACGATCGCCGAAGCCTATGACGCCGCGCTCAAATGCGACGACGTCTCGGCCTTCGGCGGGATCATCGCGGTCAACCGCCCGCTCGACGGTGCGACGGCGGAGCTGATCAGCACCATCTTCACCGAAGTCGTCTGCGCCCCCGACGCCGACGGCGACGCGCGCGCGGTGTTCGCGAAGAAGAAGAACCTCCGCCTGCTGCTCACCGGCGAACTGCCCGATCCGGCGCGCGGCGGGCTCATGCTCAAGACGATCGCCGGCGGCTGGCTCGCGCAGAGCCGCGACAATGGCCGCATCAGCCTCGGCGACCTCAAGGTCGTCACCGACCGCGAGCCGACCGAAGAGGAACTGACCGATGCCCTCTTCGCCTGGACCGTCGCCAAGCATGTGAAGTCGAACGCGATCGTCTATGCCAAGGGCGGCGCGACCGCGGGCATCGGCGCGGGGCAGATGAACCGCCGAGACAGCGCGCGCATCGCCGCGGTCAAGGCGCGCGAGGCCGCCGAGAGCCATGGCTGGGCGAGCCCGCGCACCGTCGGCAGCGCGGTCGCGAGCGACGCCTTCTTCCCCTTCGCCGACGGGCTGCTGGCGGCGGTCGAGGCCGGGGCTACCTGCGTGATCCAACCCGGAGGCTCGATCCGCGACGACGAGGTGATCGCGGCGGCGAACGAGGCGGGGCTCGCCATGGTCTTCACCGGGATGCGGCATTTCCGGCACTAA
- a CDS encoding YqaA family protein, which produces MIQNLYYWTMEKSAHPHAEFWLALVSFVEASFFPIPPHPMLGLMCLANPKKAVRYAVICTLASVAGGIFGYGIGFFLYESVGLWLLGVLGLTDAFPPAACYLREFGAEIILIKGATPIPFKLLTITAGFIHMNFFTFLWASLASRAFSFLLVGILFRLFGAPIKAFIDKYLVWVTGAFLVAVVAGFLVVGALSGNGESREADKCSGATLESIGLDRT; this is translated from the coding sequence ATGATCCAGAACCTCTACTACTGGACCATGGAAAAATCGGCGCACCCGCACGCCGAATTCTGGCTGGCGCTTGTGTCCTTCGTCGAGGCGAGCTTCTTCCCGATTCCGCCGCATCCGATGCTCGGGCTGATGTGCCTCGCCAACCCGAAAAAGGCGGTGCGCTACGCGGTCATCTGCACGCTCGCGTCGGTCGCGGGCGGCATCTTCGGCTACGGGATCGGTTTCTTCCTCTACGAGAGCGTCGGGCTGTGGCTGCTCGGGGTGCTCGGGCTCACCGACGCCTTCCCGCCCGCCGCCTGTTACCTCCGCGAGTTCGGCGCGGAGATCATCCTGATCAAAGGCGCGACGCCGATCCCGTTCAAGCTGCTGACGATCACCGCCGGCTTCATCCACATGAACTTCTTCACTTTCCTGTGGGCGAGCCTCGCAAGCCGGGCCTTTTCCTTCCTGCTCGTCGGAATCCTGTTCCGGCTGTTCGGTGCGCCGATCAAGGCGTTCATCGACAAATATCTGGTGTGGGTGACCGGCGCGTTCCTGGTCGCGGTGGTCGCGGGCTTCCTTGTAGTCGGCGCGTTGTCGGGCAACGGCGAGAGCAGGGAAGCTGACAAGTGCAGCGGCGCGACGCTCGAGAGCATCGGGCTCGATCGGACGTAG
- the hppD gene encoding 4-hydroxyphenylpyruvate dioxygenase encodes MADLFDNPLGLDGFEFVEFSAPEKGMLEPVFERMGFTRIARHRSKDVQLWRQGGINLIANYEPKSPAAYFAAEHGPSACGMGWRVRDAAKAYSEAIERGAEPVEVTPGPMELRLPAIRGIGGSIIYLIDRYGDDLSIYDIDFIYEEGVDRHPVGAGMQLIDHLTHNVYGGRMAHWAAFYERIAGFREIRYFDIKGEYTGLTSKAMTAPDGKIRIPLNEEGAGGKGQIEEYLRAYNGEGIQHIAFSCDDLYAAWDKLKALGNPFAPAPPATYYEMLEDRLPGHGESVEGLQSRGILLDGSTTEGDPRLLLQIFGQTVIGPVFFEFIQRKKDEGFGEGNFTALFKSMEMDQIRRGALNVEEPAE; translated from the coding sequence ATGGCCGACCTGTTCGACAATCCGCTGGGCCTCGACGGGTTCGAATTCGTCGAATTTTCGGCGCCCGAAAAGGGCATGCTCGAACCGGTGTTCGAACGCATGGGCTTCACCCGCATCGCGCGCCACCGGTCGAAGGACGTGCAATTGTGGCGCCAGGGCGGAATCAACCTGATCGCCAATTACGAGCCCAAATCGCCCGCGGCCTATTTCGCCGCCGAGCACGGCCCCTCGGCCTGCGGCATGGGCTGGCGCGTGCGCGATGCGGCCAAGGCCTATAGCGAAGCCATCGAACGGGGCGCCGAGCCGGTCGAGGTCACCCCGGGGCCGATGGAACTCCGCCTGCCCGCGATCCGCGGCATCGGCGGCTCGATCATCTATCTGATCGACCGTTATGGCGACGACCTGTCGATCTACGACATAGACTTCATTTACGAGGAAGGCGTCGATCGCCACCCGGTGGGCGCGGGGATGCAACTCATCGATCACCTCACCCACAATGTTTACGGCGGCCGCATGGCACATTGGGCGGCGTTCTATGAGCGCATCGCGGGCTTCCGCGAGATCCGCTATTTCGACATCAAGGGCGAATATACCGGCCTGACCTCGAAGGCGATGACCGCCCCCGACGGCAAGATCCGCATCCCGCTCAACGAGGAAGGCGCGGGCGGCAAGGGCCAGATCGAGGAATATCTGCGCGCCTATAATGGCGAGGGCATCCAGCATATCGCCTTCAGCTGCGACGATCTCTACGCCGCTTGGGACAAGCTCAAGGCGCTCGGCAACCCCTTCGCGCCCGCACCGCCCGCGACCTATTACGAGATGCTCGAAGATCGGCTGCCGGGGCATGGCGAATCGGTCGAGGGCCTCCAGTCGCGCGGCATCCTGCTCGACGGCTCGACCACCGAAGGCGACCCGCGCCTGCTGCTCCAGATTTTCGGCCAGACGGTGATCGGCCCGGTCTTCTTCGAATTCATCCAGCGCAAGAAGGACGAGGGCTTCGGCGAAGGCAATTTCACGGCGCTGTTCAAATCGATGGAAATGGACCAGATCCGCCGCGGCGCGCTCAATGTCGAGGAACCGGCCGAATGA